From the genome of Anaerolineae bacterium:
CCTTGCGGTTATAGCCCCCGATGCCGCGCGCCCCATTAGCGGCAAATAATTTGTAGCGGCGTTCCATCTCGCGGGTCACCCAGGCCAGGGCGCCCACCACGTGCTCAAAATCGGTGACGACGGGCGCAAGCAGGTGGGGAATGCCGTTGTAACTGGTCAATTCCACCATTTTGGGGTCAACCAATAAAAAGCGGAGTTGTTCCGGGGGGTGGGTCATCAGCAAGGTGCAAATCATGGCGTTGATACACACCGATTTGCCCGACCCCGTGGCGCCGGCAATCAGCAGGTGCGGCATTTCGGCCAGCGGGGCTGATACGGCCTGCCCGGATACCCCTTTGCCCAGGGCCACCCGCAGCGCGCCTTTCCCCTGTTTGAAACTGTCGTCTTCCAGCACCCCCCGCAGGGAGACCATTGTTTTTTCGCTGTTGGGCACTTCAATGCCCACCAGGGGGCGGCCCGGCACCGGCGCTTCAATGCGAATGGGGGCCGCAGACAGAGCCAGGGCCAGGTCATTAGACAGGGAGACCACTTTGTTAACCCGGACGCGCTGCGGCATAATGGTGCCGTCGGGCAGTTTGCGTTCCAGGGTGCCCAACTTAAGCCCAAATTGGGTTACGGTGGGGCCGCGGTTGATTTCGGCCACTTCCGAAGGGATGCCAAAACCATGCAGGGTCTCTTCGATGATCTGGGCCTGGTAACGGGCGTTGGCGCTATGGGTCGGGTCTTTGGTGGGTGGGGCTAACAGATCCAGGGGTGGCAGGCGATAGCGCGTTTGGGGCATGGCGGCCAGGGCCTGTTTGGCCGTCATGGCCGGCTTTTGGAGAGGTCGGGTTTTTTCGGAGGGCTTTTTTTGTTTTTGGCGATTTTTGCCGGTTGGTTCAGCCGTTTCAACTTTAGCCGTTTCATTGGCGTCCGGCTGGAGTTGGTGCAAATGGCGCTGCGCCCAACTACTGGCCTGTTCGGCCCAACCGGCGGCATCGGTGGCCGTAAGCCGAAAAACTAAACCCAGGGCGGCCAGGCCCACGAGCAGCAACACCAGGCCCGTGAACGGCCGGCCAATCAAATCAAGCAAAAAAATGCTGACACCCCAGCCAATAAAACCGCCCCCGGCCCCATGACGGGCCAGGCGCAAGGCCTGGTCGTTATCCCCGGCGGCCACAAGGTGGGCGCCCGCCAGGCCAACCACAAACAGCACTTCCCCGCCGATGATGATGTCGAGCGGCAGGGGTTGGGCCTCGTCCCGCAGCCGGCCAAAGGCCAGCAGGCCGCCCAAAACGCCAAGCAAAATGGTGGCCGGAATGGCCCCCCAGCCAAACAGTTGGCTAAAAAGAGCGGCCCACCATTCGCTGAGCGCGCCGCCGGTCAATGAAAGAAGGCTGAGCAGGGTAATGGCGCTCAACAACAAAAGCAGGCTGCCAATGATCTCTTGCCGGTAGGGATGCAGCCGGGCCATGATTTGTTCAACGGTTATTTGCAATTGGGTGGGGCCGGAAGCGGCCTTCTTTTTTCTAACGACCATAGACTTACCATAATATTTTTACACCTTATAGTCTACTGTGCTTTTTATACTATGTCAAGTTGATTTTTCCGCATAAGGTTTGAAAACGAGATTTTGACATAAGACTTTTTTATGCCAAAACACAGATGCAAACGGGTAGATGAAGGCAATGCCTTCATCTACCCTGGGTAAAACCCGGAACGAATTTGCGAAATGTTGGGCTAAGTTCTTTCCAAAGTCAAAGCGGTTCGCCACCTTAAAATTCTGCCAAAGTAAGGCCATAATCGGGTCAACCGTCCCCCAAATCCGCAAAATTGTGGTATAATAAAAAATAACCCTCTAAAACATTTGTTCTATTATTTTGTCGGGCTTTACCACAATATGTGGGGTACATTTTTATATAACCTCTACATTTTGGGGTGTTGGGCTTAAAGCATAAATATTTTGGTTCTATAATTGGGCAAAATGTATGGCGTATTGCCTAACGCTTTTGGATACGGAATACGCAATACGCCATATTATGTCGGTATTTTTTAGGTTTCACCTTTCACCATAAACTCAAGGCGCGTATGTCAGATTTTGTCCATCTCCACGTTCATAGCGAATATTCCTTGCTGGATGGCCTGGGCCGCACTGCCGACCTGGCCAAAGAAGCGGCCCGGCTGGGCCAACCCGCCCTAGCCCTCACCGACCACGGCGTTATGCACGGCGTCATTGAGTTTTCGCGCAATTGCAAAAAACATGGCGTCAAACCCATTATCGGCGTGGAAGCTTATCTCACCATGCACGGCCGCCCTATGGCCGGCCGCGACCCCAACCTGGACAAAACCCGCCATCACCTGCTGCTGCTGGCCCACAATACGGCTGGCTACAAAAACCTGCTCAAACTTTGCAGCGACGCCCAACTGGAAGGCTACTACTATCGCCCCCGGATTGACGCCGATTACCTGGCCGCCCATGCCGACGGCCTTGTCTGCACCACCGGCTGCATGGCGGCGGAGATTCCCTGGCTGCTGAACAGCGCCGAGGGTCGCCCGCCCCAGGAAGAAAAAGCCCTGGAACGTTTGCACTGGTACCTGGACGTGTTTGGCCGCGACCGTTTTTTTATTGAGTTGCAGGAACACAGCATCCCGGAACTGACCCGCATTAACCACACTCTTTTTGATTGGTCCAAAAAGCATAATATTGATCTGCTGGTGACCAACGATGTGCATTATGTAACTGCCGCCGAAGCCAAAGCCCACGACACCTTGCTTTGCGTGCAAACCTCCGCGCTGGTCAAACAGCCCAACCGGATGCGCATGACGGATGATAGTTATTACCTGAAAAGCCTGGACGAGATGAAGGCCGTTTTCCGGCCCCTGGCCGATTTGCCGGAGAGCGCCTTCACCAATTCCCTTAAAATCGCCCAGATGTGCGCCGTTGATTTGGAAGACGACAACTACCATTTGCCCAACCTGCCCGCCGGCATTATGCCCGCCGGCCACACCTACCAAACCTTTCTCCGCCACCTCACCGACGAGGGCCTCAAACAGCGTTATGGCGAGCGAGCCAACGCCCCCGAAATCCAGGCCCGCAAAGAACACGAATTGAACATCATCCACGGCATGGGATTTGACGTTTACTACCTGATTGTGTGGGACCTGTGCCAGTACGCCCGCCGTCGGAACATTTGGTGGAACGTACGCGGCTCCGGCGCGGGTTCTATTGTGGCCTACGCCACCGGCATTACCCTGATTGACCCGCTCAGACACAACCTCATTTTTGAGCGGTTTTTGAACCCCGGCCGCATTGAGATGCCTGATTTTGACCTGGATTATCCTGACGACCAGCGCGAAGAAATCATCCGCTACGTTATTGACCGTTACGGCGACGACCGGGTGGCCCAGATTGTGGCCTTTGGCCGGATGAAGGCCCGGGCCGCCATCCGCGATGTGGGCCGGGCGATGGACGTGCCCTTGAGCGAAGTGGACGTGCTGGCCAAACAGATCAGCGCCATTCCCGGCAAACCGGCCACCATTGATACCACCCTGGACCCCGACCACGAATTTTTCTCCCCGGAACTTAAAGGCCAATACGACAACGTGGACTACGTGCGGGAGTTGATTGATGCGGCCCGCAGCCTGGAGGGAGTGGCCCGGCACGCATCGGTGCATGCCGCCGCGGTTATTATTACCGACAAACCGCTCACCGAGTACGTGCCCGTTATGCGGCCGCAAGGCTCGGTGATCACCAAATCCATGACCCAGTTTGAGTTTCCGGTGTGCAATTCCATTGGCCTGCTCAAAGTTGACTTTCTGGGCCTCTCTACCCTGACCATCATGCGGAAAGCCGCCGAATTGATCAAAGCCCGGCACGGCCTGGAATTCAACCTGGAAAACATCCCTATGGATCAGCCCGAAGCCTTTAAAGACCTGCCCGATTTCCCCCCTCCGGAAAAAGCTTTTGAGCTTTTGGCCGGCGGCAACGTAACCGGCGTATTCCAGGTGGAAGGCGGCGGCATGCGCCGCGTGCTCACCGATATGAAACCCACCAAATTTGAACACATTGTGGCCGCCATTTCCCTCTTCCGTCCCGGCCCTATGGAATATATCCCCACCTACATCAACCGCATGCACGGCCAGGAGAACGTTGAATACAAACATCCCCAATTGGAACAGATTCTGGGCGACACGTACGGCATCATTGTGTATCAGGAGCAAATCATCCAGGTTGCCTCGCAGTTGGCCGGTTACGCGCCCGGCGACGCCGACCATATCCGCAAAGCGGTTGGCAAAAAAATCAAGGCAAAAATTGACGAACACCGGGCCAAGTTTATTAAAGGCGCGGTTGGCAATGGCATTGCCAAACCCGTGGCCGAGGCTATTTACGGCGACATTGAGTTTTTTGCCCGCTACGGCTTCAACAAGGCTCACGCCGCCGATTA
Proteins encoded in this window:
- a CDS encoding DNA translocase FtsK — protein: MVVRKKKAASGPTQLQITVEQIMARLHPYRQEIIGSLLLLLSAITLLSLLSLTGGALSEWWAALFSQLFGWGAIPATILLGVLGGLLAFGRLRDEAQPLPLDIIIGGEVLFVVGLAGAHLVAAGDNDQALRLARHGAGGGFIGWGVSIFLLDLIGRPFTGLVLLLVGLAALGLVFRLTATDAAGWAEQASSWAQRHLHQLQPDANETAKVETAEPTGKNRQKQKKPSEKTRPLQKPAMTAKQALAAMPQTRYRLPPLDLLAPPTKDPTHSANARYQAQIIEETLHGFGIPSEVAEINRGPTVTQFGLKLGTLERKLPDGTIMPQRVRVNKVVSLSNDLALALSAAPIRIEAPVPGRPLVGIEVPNSEKTMVSLRGVLEDDSFKQGKGALRVALGKGVSGQAVSAPLAEMPHLLIAGATGSGKSVCINAMICTLLMTHPPEQLRFLLVDPKMVELTSYNGIPHLLAPVVTDFEHVVGALAWVTREMERRYKLFAANGARGIGGYNRKAGVKGERLPYLVVVIDELADLMMLAPDEVERHICRIAQMARATGIHLVIATQRPSVDVVTGLIKANFPTRLAFAVTSQIDSRVILDSPGAEKLLGRGDMLYMATDSPKLARLQGCFVSDAEIRNLVKYWQAAGGTSSQAVGSRGQVEETQTKLPWADIMAEANKDDMLEEAIKLVVESGRVSTSLLQRRLGIGYPRASRLIDQLEEEGVIGPAEGSRPREVLWRDEKDEADYAEFEKDVAGEA
- the dnaE gene encoding DNA polymerase III subunit alpha — its product is MSDFVHLHVHSEYSLLDGLGRTADLAKEAARLGQPALALTDHGVMHGVIEFSRNCKKHGVKPIIGVEAYLTMHGRPMAGRDPNLDKTRHHLLLLAHNTAGYKNLLKLCSDAQLEGYYYRPRIDADYLAAHADGLVCTTGCMAAEIPWLLNSAEGRPPQEEKALERLHWYLDVFGRDRFFIELQEHSIPELTRINHTLFDWSKKHNIDLLVTNDVHYVTAAEAKAHDTLLCVQTSALVKQPNRMRMTDDSYYLKSLDEMKAVFRPLADLPESAFTNSLKIAQMCAVDLEDDNYHLPNLPAGIMPAGHTYQTFLRHLTDEGLKQRYGERANAPEIQARKEHELNIIHGMGFDVYYLIVWDLCQYARRRNIWWNVRGSGAGSIVAYATGITLIDPLRHNLIFERFLNPGRIEMPDFDLDYPDDQREEIIRYVIDRYGDDRVAQIVAFGRMKARAAIRDVGRAMDVPLSEVDVLAKQISAIPGKPATIDTTLDPDHEFFSPELKGQYDNVDYVRELIDAARSLEGVARHASVHAAAVIITDKPLTEYVPVMRPQGSVITKSMTQFEFPVCNSIGLLKVDFLGLSTLTIMRKAAELIKARHGLEFNLENIPMDQPEAFKDLPDFPPPEKAFELLAGGNVTGVFQVEGGGMRRVLTDMKPTKFEHIVAAISLFRPGPMEYIPTYINRMHGQENVEYKHPQLEQILGDTYGIIVYQEQIIQVASQLAGYAPGDADHIRKAVGKKIKAKIDEHRAKFIKGAVGNGIAKPVAEAIYGDIEFFARYGFNKAHAADYALVTCQTAYLKAHFPIEYMTALLTVERHNTEKIGMLVGECKTMGLEVLPPDINSSFIEFVIEDRANQPPAIRFGLGAIKNVGEGPIEAILNARNEGGAFTDLDDFCSRVDLRQVGRRALECLIKVGALPGHFASRPVLLAIIDRMINLSSSTHKASDAGQLSMFDLGGFEAPRTGSILYPPPEVETISQKEILRWEKELAGTYLSEHPMQKYLAAIKASKATMLGELDEAMHGQPVTVVGMISFIRQHHTKKGDPMAFVEIEDIQTSREVVVFPRVYAAHKALLVSGNLIMVQGKVDAQNGNLKILADTISNELTSYYAAGETSAPPVQPKINGGPPQPGQAKLAEVNGPYQTVQVESAPAQATHLKVLIPRTGNLSQDKHRLKTVYTLLTQHTGADLFSLYIPCGDKKIQVDFPNQTTKDSAHLRQQLVQLLGAGTVRTE